From the genome of Methanobacterium petrolearium, one region includes:
- a CDS encoding Ig-like domain-containing protein, translating to MDNTPPTLNPTLNHTLVKSGDNITITTTSDPDTQSVKAYIQDNTYQLTKNQDNTWSMEYTTPLVGDGVYSILLIARDLVGNTNHTPLTFIVDNTPPVINPEIIPEAGKPGETINITANASADTQSVVAIIGTQRINLTFTNGIWTTTYIIPLDATFDIHTIRIEGTDNVGNIGKNTASYEVLDPNPIPPWLEDLINPDTPNPGNKPTITTNTGPGNNGGSGNGGSGSGSDNDGSDSGSGTGSNYNPNTTTQLEDDIDYIRKRFRDITGITKAQDTIEDIKLPNWKLTIDPPDIDQWDILDMTINAAGELLFLGYVATTPGGNEYLQQVQTGMSTGIKSIKTGLRYFTKDRRIAFDLIKKGFKTIGKSFVDDSFMKSVSDRTFMLDPNVAQEALVRGLCKIFPKQAPEIRTFFTLLGSINFIEDPFGILKAWGDVVYSLFTKGIPQGNYEETTQKFWEAIRKTFTEPIPNPLP from the coding sequence GTGGATAACACCCCACCCACACTAAACCCCACCTTAAACCATACACTGGTTAAATCAGGTGACAATATCACCATAACAACCACATCAGACCCTGACACCCAATCAGTGAAGGCATACATCCAGGATAACACCTACCAACTCACCAAGAACCAAGACAACACCTGGAGCATGGAATACACCACACCCTTGGTGGGTGATGGGGTCTACTCCATCCTACTCATAGCCCGGGACCTGGTGGGTAACACCAACCACACACCACTCACCTTCATTGTGGATAACACTCCCCCAGTTATAAACCCTGAAATCATTCCAGAAGCAGGTAAACCTGGAGAAACAATAAACATAACCGCGAATGCCTCCGCAGACACGCAGAGTGTGGTGGCTATTATAGGTACACAAAGAATCAACCTCACCTTCACCAATGGAATCTGGACCACCACTTACATCATACCACTAGACGCCACCTTTGACATCCACACCATACGAATAGAAGGAACAGACAACGTGGGAAACATTGGAAAGAACACAGCCAGTTACGAAGTGCTGGATCCTAACCCCATACCTCCCTGGCTTGAAGACCTGATAAACCCAGACACACCTAACCCTGGAAATAAACCAACTATAACAACCAACACCGGACCCGGAAATAATGGAGGCTCAGGTAATGGAGGTTCGGGCAGCGGCTCAGACAATGATGGCTCAGACAGTGGTTCTGGAACAGGCAGTAACTACAACCCCAATACCACCACTCAGCTTGAAGATGACATTGATTACATTCGAAAAAGATTCAGAGACATCACAGGAATTACCAAAGCCCAAGACACCATTGAAGACATCAAACTACCAAACTGGAAACTAACCATCGACCCACCAGACATAGACCAATGGGACATACTCGACATGACAATAAACGCAGCAGGAGAACTACTATTCCTCGGATACGTAGCAACCACACCAGGAGGAAATGAATACCTACAACAAGTACAAACCGGCATGAGCACAGGCATAAAAAGCATTAAAACCGGCCTAAGATACTTCACAAAAGACCGAAGAATTGCTTTTGATCTAATAAAAAAGGGATTTAAAACTATTGGTAAAAGTTTTGTTGATGATAGTTTCATGAAGTCCGTATCAGACAGAACTTTCATGCTTGATCCCAATGTTGCCCAAGAAGCATTAGTGAGGGGCCTGTGCAAAATTTTCCCAAAACAAGCACCAGAAATCCGAACATTCTTCACACTCCTAGGTAGCATAAACTTTATTGAAGACCCATTCGGCATACTTAAAGCATGGGGAGATGTAGTATACAGCCTATTTACAAAAGGAATACCACAAGGCAACTATGAAGAAACCACTCAAAAATTCTGGGAAGCCATTAGAAAAACTTTCACCGAACCAATACCTAATCCACTACCATAA
- a CDS encoding Zn-ribbon domain-containing OB-fold protein: MKDIVRGWRHIPQRYNLIGSKCLQCGEVFFPMRVICPKCRRKGKLEDIKFSGNGKIHSYSVIHTPTDEFKNISPYAVAIIELEEGAKITSQIVDCNIDDVEIGQDVELVFRKIRAEGDEGVISYGYKFKLKQ, encoded by the coding sequence ATGAAAGATATCGTAAGAGGTTGGCGTCATATTCCACAACGTTATAATCTCATTGGATCGAAGTGTTTACAGTGCGGTGAAGTGTTTTTCCCCATGAGAGTCATCTGCCCAAAATGCAGACGAAAGGGCAAATTAGAAGATATAAAGTTCAGTGGTAATGGTAAAATCCACAGTTACTCAGTTATACACACACCAACTGATGAATTTAAGAACATATCTCCCTATGCTGTTGCAATCATTGAACTTGAAGAAGGAGCAAAAATTACAAGCCAAATTGTGGACTGTAACATCGATGATGTTGAGATAGGCCAGGATGTGGAGTTAGTATTCAGGAAAATTAGAGCAGAAGGCGATGAAGGAGTTATATCATATGGCTACAAATTCAAACTCAAACAGTAA
- the cfbA gene encoding sirohydrochlorin nickelochelatase: MATNSNSNSKIGVLLVGHGSRLPYSKEVISQLADLYSQKSEYPVEVGFMEMSKPSIPTSLNKLAEKGVEKIVVTPVFLAHGVHTTKDIPGILGLNNGDDTHGHGHGHEHGHSHKHDENEEIDFNGEIIYTEPLGPDPKIVDIIKERIDGAL; this comes from the coding sequence ATGGCTACAAATTCAAACTCAAACAGTAAGATAGGTGTGCTGTTAGTGGGCCACGGAAGCAGGTTACCCTATAGTAAAGAAGTCATAAGCCAGTTAGCAGATCTTTACAGTCAAAAATCAGAATATCCTGTGGAAGTAGGTTTTATGGAGATGAGTAAACCATCCATCCCAACATCCCTTAATAAATTAGCCGAGAAGGGTGTGGAAAAGATTGTAGTAACTCCAGTATTCCTAGCACATGGAGTGCATACCACTAAAGACATTCCAGGTATTCTAGGATTGAACAATGGAGATGACACCCATGGGCATGGGCATGGGCACGAACATGGGCATAGCCACAAACACGACGAAAACGAAGAGATCGATTTCAATGGGGAGATAATCTACACTGAACCTTTAGGTCCAGACCCTAAAATCGTTGACATAATAAAGGAAAGGATTGATGGTGCTCTTTAA
- the thiL gene encoding thiamine-phosphate kinase, whose translation MPSKNFKNQENLKISHLGEKKLIKRLLSRSRALQPDSPFFDEFYFKSLSDDAALLNIDDNYLVVTSDLLIESTHFPSKMSAYQKGMKVVTVNVSDLAAMGAKPIGFILSLGLPRELSLNEFDATMEGVLQACKEYGMGLMGGDTNQSDELILSGTCLGMVDKEKVLLKEGAHKGDIVAVTGPLGVAAAGFEFLLYPPSNDGSKSNDHGEKFAERFKPTTLELIEKHALQPHARLKEGILLADSGAVTSATDITDGLASEVGELVAASSGRVGITLFQDMIPIIPEVKEVAAALNKNPLDLALYYGEDFELLLTVQKDEFEQLKDEFDLIPVGVVTDSGQMEIVDKAGKTKILEPKGYQHFK comes from the coding sequence ATGCCTTCTAAAAATTTTAAAAATCAGGAAAATCTTAAAATTTCCCATTTGGGTGAGAAAAAACTAATCAAACGACTCCTCTCAAGGAGCCGTGCCCTTCAACCTGATTCACCTTTTTTTGATGAATTTTATTTTAAAAGCCTCAGTGATGATGCTGCACTACTAAATATTGATGATAACTATCTGGTAGTTACTTCTGACCTTTTAATTGAATCAACCCATTTTCCATCAAAAATGAGTGCCTATCAAAAAGGTATGAAAGTAGTTACAGTTAATGTGAGTGACCTGGCGGCCATGGGGGCTAAACCCATTGGTTTTATATTGTCTCTAGGATTACCCCGGGAACTTTCCTTGAATGAATTCGATGCAACTATGGAAGGAGTGCTGCAAGCCTGCAAGGAATATGGAATGGGACTTATGGGTGGTGACACCAATCAGTCAGATGAACTTATCCTCAGTGGGACCTGTTTAGGTATGGTAGATAAAGAAAAGGTTCTTTTGAAAGAAGGTGCCCATAAAGGAGACATAGTGGCAGTTACTGGGCCCCTGGGTGTGGCAGCGGCAGGATTTGAATTTTTATTATATCCCCCATCAAATGATGGTTCTAAATCAAATGATCATGGAGAAAAATTTGCAGAACGTTTTAAACCTACTACCCTCGAATTAATCGAGAAACATGCACTTCAACCCCATGCCAGGTTAAAAGAAGGAATATTGCTGGCAGATAGTGGTGCAGTGACGTCTGCCACAGATATAACCGATGGTTTGGCCAGTGAAGTGGGTGAACTGGTGGCAGCCTCCTCAGGCAGGGTGGGAATAACTCTTTTTCAGGATATGATCCCTATCATTCCCGAGGTGAAGGAGGTTGCAGCTGCTTTAAACAAAAACCCTCTGGACTTGGCATTATATTATGGTGAGGACTTTGAACTCCTTTTAACAGTTCAAAAAGATGAATTTGAACAATTGAAGGATGAATTTGATCTTATTCCTGTGGGTGTGGTGACCGATTCGGGTCAGATGGAAATAGTAGATAAAGCTGGAAAAACAAAAATATTAGAGCCAAAAGGTTACCAGCACTTTAAGTGA
- the amrS gene encoding AmmeMemoRadiSam system radical SAM enzyme has translation MKKEAILYEKLDGVLNCQICNRRCIVSNGKTGFCGMRRNEEGVMYTLNYAAASSVAVDPIEKKPLFHFYPGSLSLSLGSVGCNFRCPYCQNWTISQADLEKIGTRDIPPEEAMKMAQDNLCQSISWTYNEPTMWFEYTYDSAKLAQKDNLKTVYVTNGYMSEESLDLISPYLDAANVDLKGMSDKFYQELCQARLEPVLENIRTMHDNGIHIEITNLVIPGYNDSEEDLNALVKFIADVGVEIPLHFTRFYPHYHMKQVPPTPVATLEKAQKMAMDAGIKYVYVGNVPGSDGENTRCPECQELLINRDGFSIRANNLKKDKKCPICGEKIDIVV, from the coding sequence ATGAAAAAGGAAGCTATTCTCTATGAAAAGTTAGATGGGGTTTTAAACTGCCAGATTTGCAACCGTCGCTGTATTGTTTCCAATGGTAAGACTGGTTTTTGTGGTATGCGACGAAATGAAGAGGGGGTAATGTACACTCTTAACTATGCTGCTGCTTCCTCAGTGGCTGTAGATCCAATTGAAAAGAAACCTCTTTTCCATTTTTATCCAGGTAGTCTTTCATTAAGTTTGGGAAGTGTTGGTTGCAATTTCCGTTGTCCCTACTGCCAGAATTGGACCATATCACAGGCAGATCTGGAGAAAATAGGAACCAGAGATATCCCTCCTGAGGAGGCTATGAAGATGGCTCAGGATAATCTCTGCCAGTCCATCTCCTGGACCTATAACGAACCAACCATGTGGTTTGAATACACCTATGACTCGGCTAAACTCGCCCAAAAGGACAATTTAAAGACCGTTTATGTAACTAATGGGTACATGAGTGAAGAATCCCTGGATCTCATCAGCCCATATCTGGATGCGGCCAATGTTGATCTGAAGGGAATGTCAGATAAGTTCTACCAGGAACTGTGCCAGGCCCGGTTGGAACCTGTGCTGGAAAACATCCGGACCATGCATGATAATGGCATCCATATTGAAATCACCAATCTGGTGATACCCGGATACAATGATTCAGAAGAGGATCTCAATGCACTGGTAAAATTCATAGCTGATGTAGGTGTGGAGATCCCTCTACACTTCACACGCTTCTATCCCCATTACCATATGAAACAGGTGCCTCCAACTCCAGTGGCCACCCTGGAGAAAGCTCAAAAAATGGCTATGGACGCTGGGATTAAATATGTGTATGTGGGGAATGTTCCCGGCAGTGATGGTGAGAATACAAGGTGTCCTGAATGCCAAGAACTGCTCATAAACAGAGATGGTTTCAGTATCAGAGCCAACAATCTGAAAAAAGATAAAAAATGCCCTATTTGTGGAGAGAAGATTGATATTGTGGTTTAA
- a CDS encoding UbiD family decarboxylase, whose product MQKFLEILKKDFNVIEIEDEVSTNLEAAEFLRKYPKDTLIMGNVKESDMKVVSGICNTREKIARALNTDVAGITQKIMDATNNPQPINDYVDVRDCFGVSKSADLTEVPVLTYYQRDGGPYITSGVIIAKDPETGIRNASIHRMLLLGKDRLTARIVPRHLYTYHKRAEELDEPLELAIAIGMHPATLLATTTSVPINVDELEVANHFHQGKMKLINCETVDLKVPECEILLEGRMLPHERAEEGPFVDLTDTYDVVRQEPVIELDKMHYRHDSIYHAIMPAGFEHKLLQGLPQEPRIFNAVQNTVPTVKNVALTEGGCCWLHAAVSIQKQTQGDGKNVIMAALAAHPSLKHCVVVDEDVDIFDAEDIEYAIATRVKGDEDILIVPGARGSSLDPCAKPDGTTTKVGVDATKPLDKLEKFERVSFSD is encoded by the coding sequence ATGCAGAAATTTTTAGAAATCCTTAAAAAAGATTTTAATGTTATTGAAATTGAAGATGAGGTTTCAACCAATCTTGAAGCCGCTGAATTTTTGAGAAAATACCCTAAAGACACTCTCATCATGGGAAATGTAAAAGAATCAGATATGAAGGTGGTGTCCGGGATCTGCAACACCCGTGAAAAGATCGCAAGGGCTTTAAACACCGATGTGGCAGGAATCACCCAAAAAATAATGGATGCAACCAACAATCCTCAGCCCATAAATGATTATGTAGATGTGAGGGACTGTTTCGGCGTGTCTAAGTCAGCAGATCTCACCGAAGTACCTGTTCTGACCTATTACCAACGTGATGGGGGTCCCTATATCACTTCAGGGGTGATCATTGCCAAGGACCCAGAAACTGGAATTCGCAATGCATCCATTCACCGTATGCTTTTACTGGGAAAAGACCGACTTACGGCTCGAATAGTCCCTCGTCACCTTTATACCTATCATAAACGTGCTGAAGAATTGGATGAACCACTGGAACTGGCCATTGCCATAGGAATGCATCCAGCTACTCTGCTGGCTACCACCACTTCGGTGCCCATTAACGTGGATGAACTGGAAGTGGCCAACCATTTCCACCAGGGAAAAATGAAACTCATAAACTGCGAAACGGTGGATTTGAAGGTTCCTGAATGCGAAATACTCCTGGAAGGGCGTATGTTACCTCATGAAAGGGCTGAAGAAGGCCCATTTGTGGACCTCACCGATACTTACGATGTGGTACGTCAAGAACCGGTAATTGAACTGGATAAAATGCATTACCGTCATGATTCAATTTATCATGCAATAATGCCTGCTGGTTTCGAGCACAAACTCCTGCAGGGCCTTCCCCAGGAACCAAGAATATTTAACGCAGTTCAAAACACAGTACCCACAGTGAAAAACGTTGCCCTTACAGAAGGGGGCTGTTGCTGGTTACATGCTGCGGTATCCATACAGAAACAGACTCAGGGTGATGGTAAAAACGTTATAATGGCGGCTCTGGCCGCTCATCCCTCACTTAAACACTGTGTGGTAGTGGATGAAGATGTGGACATCTTCGATGCTGAAGATATTGAATACGCCATTGCCACCAGGGTGAAAGGTGATGAAGACATACTCATAGTCCCAGGTGCCCGTGGATCATCCTTGGACCCCTGTGCCAAGCCTGATGGCACCACCACTAAAGTAGGGGTGGATGCAACCAAACCATTGGACAAGTTAGAGAAGTTTGAAAGGGTTAGTTTCTCTGATTAG
- the purE gene encoding 5-(carboxyamino)imidazole ribonucleotide mutase: protein MEPKVMIILGSASDFKIAEKAIGILEKLEIYYDLRVASAHRTHEKVKKIVKTATQNGVDVFIGIAGLSAHLPGIIAGITHKPVVGVPVEVKVAGLDALFASVQMPLGAPVATVGIDRGENAAILAAQIIGIQNRDVRKRLSVFRHDFYSKISIDEANLSPMLKGKYYSKISQDSYDETKARETKNAGSKDKTQTTTHPGELVDNPHPPQVAVISGSYSDIKVAKKTTMFLDKLNITHDSTVVSPVRSPEKFASFLKRNKDAKIFIAISGLSAHVTGAVVAYTEKPVIGVPCAIRMEGIDALLSMVNMPPGVPVATVGVDSGGNAAILAAEMLSIGDELIKNDLLRFKGNINCKR from the coding sequence ATGGAACCAAAGGTTATGATCATACTGGGCAGTGCTTCTGATTTTAAAATTGCCGAAAAAGCCATTGGCATACTGGAAAAACTGGAAATATATTATGATTTGAGAGTGGCTTCAGCCCACCGAACCCACGAAAAAGTTAAAAAAATAGTAAAAACTGCAACCCAAAACGGAGTCGATGTTTTCATAGGCATAGCAGGACTATCAGCACACCTACCTGGTATCATAGCCGGAATCACCCATAAACCTGTGGTTGGAGTGCCAGTGGAAGTTAAAGTGGCAGGGTTGGATGCACTTTTTGCATCAGTGCAGATGCCATTAGGCGCACCAGTAGCGACTGTAGGGATTGATAGGGGGGAAAACGCTGCAATACTGGCGGCTCAAATTATAGGAATCCAGAATAGGGACGTGAGAAAAAGGCTATCCGTCTTCAGGCACGATTTTTATTCTAAAATTTCTATAGATGAAGCAAACCTTTCCCCAATGTTAAAAGGAAAATATTACAGCAAAATCAGCCAGGATTCATATGATGAAACCAAAGCCAGAGAAACTAAAAATGCAGGTTCTAAGGATAAAACTCAAACCACAACTCATCCTGGAGAACTAGTAGATAATCCCCACCCACCACAGGTAGCGGTGATTTCAGGGAGTTACAGCGATATCAAAGTGGCTAAAAAGACAACTATGTTCTTAGATAAACTAAACATTACCCACGACTCTACAGTGGTATCACCAGTCAGATCTCCGGAAAAATTTGCGAGTTTCCTTAAAAGAAATAAAGATGCCAAAATATTCATTGCCATATCTGGCCTGTCTGCCCACGTAACAGGAGCAGTAGTGGCCTACACAGAAAAACCAGTCATTGGAGTGCCATGTGCAATAAGGATGGAAGGAATAGATGCACTACTTTCCATGGTGAACATGCCTCCTGGAGTGCCGGTGGCAACTGTGGGTGTAGATTCAGGTGGGAACGCAGCCATACTCGCCGCTGAAATGTTAAGTATTGGTGATGAACTGATTAAAAATGATCTTTTAAGGTTTAAGGGGAATATTAACTGTAAACGGTAA
- a CDS encoding glycosyltransferase produces MSWIILLLVLIIASVRTMNSKKPMSVSVIIPAYNEEKTVANVVGVVKSLNYVDEIIVVNDGSVDGTEQKALEAGATVLSHVKNQGKGAAIKTGFKNSKGEIVLFLDADLHKLMPKQVDKMIKPILNGESDVVKTKFKREAGRVTELTAKPLLNFFFPEIKFEQPLSGQFAAKRSFLKNIELEDDYGVDVGIVLDADVMGARVKEVDIGNISHTMSSLYELNIVATEVVRTIVDRANIYGRITMIDSLGRYIRMGVLGLSLTTLGFFFLFFIRIRPSYLALYLGFAIIIIGIIMAAYYIVKILRASIKTILRPDSKSRNLRSFFYMHSPLIVSALIMFAVLFTMLGSVHVDEGKISIEPAARNVIFWKQPVENQTIDIRGPYTVDSAIENESSIIRMPEDAMKTLELNYGDSIIIGDESYALRPPIDGEDSIMRIPYDARTTMGLNVGDVISDGELRNLFKDIYAEKKISLNTSNITATEGTIIKNTAKDAKIINLYLNNKKIGSTSGILKDGNYRIYVDGYLYKIITIDKDANQKTFLVTDGDDVIKIEVAGDVKSSNEFPTSDNGILFYFNF; encoded by the coding sequence GTGTCTTGGATTATTTTACTACTTGTCCTGATCATCGCTTCAGTGCGAACCATGAATTCAAAAAAACCGATGAGCGTATCAGTCATAATACCTGCCTACAATGAAGAAAAAACCGTTGCTAACGTTGTAGGTGTGGTTAAATCCTTGAACTATGTTGACGAGATCATTGTAGTTAACGATGGATCAGTAGATGGCACAGAGCAGAAGGCTCTAGAAGCAGGAGCAACTGTTTTAAGCCACGTCAAAAATCAGGGAAAGGGTGCTGCTATTAAAACTGGTTTTAAAAACTCTAAAGGAGAGATAGTACTATTTTTAGATGCTGATCTCCATAAATTAATGCCCAAACAAGTGGATAAAATGATCAAACCCATTTTAAATGGGGAATCTGACGTTGTCAAGACTAAATTCAAAAGAGAAGCTGGAAGAGTAACAGAACTCACAGCTAAACCTTTGTTAAACTTTTTTTTCCCAGAAATCAAGTTTGAACAACCTCTCAGTGGTCAATTTGCAGCCAAAAGATCTTTCCTGAAAAACATCGAACTGGAAGATGACTACGGTGTGGATGTGGGAATAGTACTGGACGCAGATGTTATGGGAGCACGGGTAAAGGAGGTGGATATTGGGAATATAAGCCATACCATGTCCTCGCTCTATGAACTAAACATTGTGGCTACCGAAGTGGTGCGGACCATTGTGGACCGGGCCAACATCTACGGTAGAATCACCATGATCGACTCCCTGGGAAGATACATAAGGATGGGAGTTTTAGGACTTTCATTAACCACTTTAGGATTTTTCTTTCTGTTCTTCATCAGAATTAGACCTTCATACTTAGCCCTGTATCTGGGCTTCGCTATAATCATAATCGGCATTATAATGGCCGCCTATTATATAGTTAAAATACTCCGAGCATCCATCAAAACCATCTTAAGGCCGGATTCTAAGTCCCGTAACCTTAGATCCTTCTTCTATATGCATTCGCCCCTGATAGTTTCTGCTTTGATCATGTTCGCAGTTCTTTTTACCATGTTGGGCTCGGTTCATGTGGACGAAGGGAAGATTTCCATTGAACCTGCAGCCAGAAATGTGATATTTTGGAAGCAACCCGTAGAAAACCAGACCATCGACATCAGAGGACCTTACACTGTGGACAGTGCCATTGAAAATGAGAGTTCCATTATCAGAATGCCTGAAGATGCCATGAAAACACTTGAATTAAATTACGGAGATAGTATAATAATAGGTGATGAGAGTTATGCCCTTAGACCACCTATTGATGGTGAAGACAGCATAATGAGGATACCCTATGATGCCAGAACCACCATGGGTTTAAATGTGGGTGATGTTATCAGCGACGGTGAACTGCGTAATTTATTTAAAGACATCTATGCTGAGAAGAAAATTTCGCTAAACACATCCAACATAACCGCTACCGAAGGAACAATAATAAAAAACACAGCCAAAGATGCCAAAATCATCAATTTATATCTTAATAATAAAAAAATTGGCAGTACATCTGGTATTTTGAAAGATGGGAATTACCGGATCTATGTGGATGGTTATCTATACAAAATAATCACTATTGACAAAGATGCCAATCAAAAAACGTTTTTGGTAACTGATGGTGACGATGTGATTAAAATTGAAGTTGCTGGAGATGTTAAGTCCAGTAATGAGTTCCCTACTTCAGATAATGGGATTCTGTTCTATTTCAACTTCTAA
- the mmp11 gene encoding methanogenesis marker protein 11 — translation METLTPKDLKDKFKDPWIAPYQKILTMVEGNMVEIVEYHPCISGSQWMIYQYQHSSDIVLKAKRDGNRHTFLVKVGKSNLRLKPSLHAAGIEEVSVVGDEVRVVHAGLAGAGVGAAMCRGMAEGVKRVELRDVGGGSKVGRATVVTPRLQKVVIGIDDTDTKDEGATWTLAHNVGVQIAKQGYEYLDHVTVQLYPHNPNKTQNCVGIALVFAVKPGQKDDLVREVVKLLKKGTLSDKTAIAVLEGIEVPEKLKFYGEDAKKSMITLEKAENVAEAVGVELIEVTGSQGKIGALAALGMYDDIEEAVKVYY, via the coding sequence ATGGAAACACTCACTCCTAAAGATTTAAAGGATAAATTCAAGGACCCCTGGATCGCACCATACCAGAAAATCCTCACCATGGTAGAGGGGAATATGGTGGAGATCGTGGAGTACCATCCCTGCATTTCAGGATCCCAGTGGATGATCTACCAGTACCAGCACAGCAGTGACATAGTCTTAAAGGCTAAAAGGGATGGAAACCGGCACACATTTCTAGTAAAGGTGGGAAAATCCAATTTAAGGCTTAAACCCAGCCTGCACGCTGCAGGAATCGAAGAAGTCTCTGTTGTGGGTGATGAAGTTAGAGTGGTACATGCTGGTCTGGCTGGTGCAGGTGTGGGAGCTGCCATGTGCCGTGGAATGGCAGAAGGTGTTAAAAGAGTGGAACTTCGGGACGTGGGGGGAGGATCCAAGGTGGGAAGGGCTACTGTGGTAACACCACGTCTTCAAAAAGTAGTTATTGGCATCGATGATACTGACACTAAAGATGAAGGTGCCACCTGGACACTTGCGCACAATGTAGGCGTACAAATAGCTAAACAAGGATATGAATATCTGGATCATGTAACAGTCCAATTATATCCTCACAACCCCAACAAAACCCAGAACTGTGTGGGTATAGCACTGGTCTTCGCGGTCAAACCCGGACAAAAAGATGATCTGGTTCGTGAGGTAGTAAAACTACTTAAAAAGGGTACATTATCTGATAAAACAGCTATTGCAGTTCTTGAAGGGATTGAAGTTCCGGAAAAACTTAAATTTTATGGTGAAGACGCTAAAAAGTCCATGATAACTCTTGAAAAAGCTGAAAATGTGGCTGAGGCTGTTGGGGTGGAATTAATCGAAGTTACCGGTTCTCAGGGAAAAATAGGCGCTTTAGCTGCTCTGGGGATGTATGATGATATCGAAGAGGCAGTTAAAGTTTACTATTAA
- the ribH gene encoding 6,7-dimethyl-8-ribityllumazine synthase — MVKVRLGAVVAEFNYDITHMMLELAKEHAKFLESEITEVITVPGVFDMPLAIKKLLEQDDIDAVITLGAVIEGSTDHDEIVVQHASRKIADLALEYDKPVSLGITGPGMTRLEAHQRVDYAKRAVEAAVKMTERLK, encoded by the coding sequence ATGGTGAAAGTTAGATTAGGGGCAGTAGTTGCGGAATTTAACTATGACATCACCCACATGATGTTAGAACTGGCCAAAGAACATGCCAAATTTTTAGAATCAGAGATAACTGAAGTGATAACCGTTCCAGGAGTTTTTGACATGCCACTGGCCATCAAAAAACTTTTAGAACAGGATGACATCGATGCTGTGATTACCCTGGGAGCGGTAATTGAAGGATCCACAGACCATGATGAAATCGTGGTTCAGCATGCCTCCCGTAAAATCGCTGACCTGGCCCTGGAATACGACAAACCAGTATCTTTAGGTATCACTGGACCTGGCATGACCCGTTTAGAAGCCCATCAGAGGGTGGACTATGCTAAACGTGCAGTGGAAGCCGCAGTAAAAATGACGGAACGGCTTAAATAA